Part of the Benincasa hispida cultivar B227 chromosome 11, ASM972705v1, whole genome shotgun sequence genome, AAGAATTCCTTTCCTTCAGGTTCATGGACCAACCAATCCCAAACCCACAAAGCCCActagagaactctataaatagagaagttctcctTCATTTGAAGGGGTTGTCAATTTTGCACTCCAAAGAGCCTAGAAATAATTCTCCcaacaagaagaagaattttGACTCCTGAAACTGAACActctttgaagatacaagtctCCTAAAGACACAAAAGTCTCccaagacttcaacttcaagaacaGCACGCACTCTGTTTCCTCAAACCAAGCATATACAttcaattgagagagaattagaggatcaagtattagagattgAACCACGTGCACATCAAATctacatcaacacaagttcaactccacaaaacgCATTTCTCTGAAACATCGTGTAAcaacaatttagtttctaattttctttagtGCAACAAATGTGGGATGATTTTGACTACAACCTCTTGGTCGCTAACAAATACAGTATGTTAGTTGAACTATACTCACTTTGACGTCTTTAATCCTTGTGTTATTATTTAATACTATTTCACTTTTATGTATTCATTCTTTTGTGAATAAAAAATGTAATGTTGTTTGAGGAAAGAAAAAGTACTTCTCAATGTAGTTGTcgatttggaatttttttttttgtataacaATGAGGTTGTCAATTATTAGTATAATAATACTTATAATCCatctattttataataaaatgttttaCCATAGAATACAAATAGTAATAATTTGTTCAAAGATATAGATCTAAATTGAAATCATCAAAGAAACATATAGAACTAAAAGTTACTTATAACCTAACCTCTCCATTATATTACACACTCACTTCGTTGACTTTATTTAGAgtgaaaataataatgatgacaTAACATGTATTCATGACTTAGATCATGGAAGAGTGAAAGAAATATCATATAATCCAGATTAGAGATAATAATATAACTTGTAATCATACCCCAAAATCataagagagagtgagagagagaatTTTTAATAATGTTATATGTATTGATGACTAGGATCAAATTATGATACAAAGTCAAGGGCTAATGTGCAAGACCCCATTGATGCTTGCATTTTGCCTCTCCACCCATTACTTCAAAAGATGTGCACTCTTTTAATTTCAGTTTATTTCTCTCATCCCCATCCCCACTTTCTTTCTACTCTTTTCCCCCCCTCAAATTTCCTTCTAGCTACCACTAACTAATTTTCTTAGCCAAAAGTACTCAACTTAAAAAAACCTTTACATATATCAAAACAACCCATTTAACACACAAAATTCtaaagcttaaaaaaaaaaaaaaaaaggaaaacatatgAAACTAAACCCCAATATAAACCTATATATTGATAAAACCCTAAtgactaaaaattaaaagaaaaaagaaaaaatcatcaCTCTTTTTCCTCTTAAACTAAAAGATCTGGTTTGGATTTTGACTGGTGTTCTCTTTCCTTTCCGccattcttcaatttttgacaaggagaagaagaagaagaggaagattggAAACAGTTGGGAGATTGGTGAGGAAACTCAGCCAACATTTGAACCACTTCCCTCATTGTTGGTCTTTCCACGCTGTTCTCTTGCACGCATAACATCGCTATGAAGAATAAGTGTTTTGCTTCCTCTTTGGGTATCATTCCTACCCTTTTGTCAACTATGCAAATGATGTCGTTTTCATTTTCGCCATTTGTTAGAGCTCTTTTGCACCATTGAGCTATATCAACCACTCcgtctccaaaatctccaactGGTCGACGTCCTGTCAAAAGCTCTAATAGCACGACTCCAAAACTATACACATCACTTTTCTCGTCGACTCTCAACGTGTATGCATATTCTACAAAGATAAAAAGTAGTattaatatatacatcattgacatttaaaaaaaaaaaaagatggacttgaaaaatatttatgacTATAATCACAAGTAATTACTACCATCATTGCATCAATGTCTAAATTTATCATAGTAACATAGTTAATTATCATGTAAGCCCATCGTGAGCTATATAAAccaacaattatcatataaaatagatatattaattataaagagaaaaattttcttttaaattaagttgTGAACGTGGCATTTTAACAATTAACAaagaatttttgtaaaatttttaaaaatatactataaaaagttattttaaattaatttgtgaacgTAGAATTTCTGtagaattttaaaaagataGACTAtagatttttcccaaaaaaaataaaaataaaaatagaaccaatctaaaaaatataaacacaattcttaaaaaaaatgataataataatcataacaataatataaacatgaaattttaaatttaatcttaaaacttttaattattttaaatgatataactgttaaaaatatttttaaatataacaaaacatCATTATCTATTTGTATTAGTATCTATTactaatagataataaattttactatatttataaataaatttattcaattttttctaaacTATTGAGAATCTTGTGATATATGTcttttaaacattaattcttAAGCTCTATATTTTTGTCGTtatgttaaattttttaatgattttctaAAGAATCTTttaatggtttttttaaaatttaaattttgaatgaatctttaatgattttttaaaattgaaattttgaattaaagttGCATCTTTTTCAAATGAGTTTAcgtcatatattttttataataagattttttgtttgaaacctttttttaattataagatTCAACAATTTATtaggtattttttaaaattttactgttAACAAATATAAtacctaaattttaatatttattagacaaaatattaaatttagttttctctttttcttttttttcctttagtaATGTGGGGCCCAGATGGAGAATGGTTGAACTTTCAAAAGGGACTCTGAGCTTGTATTATGTTACCCATCAGTTGACAGTCTGATGATTAAATCAGAGCCGTCAGATTCTGATCTGATCTGACCATTTGTCGGGTGGGCCCCCGTTACTACTTGTCTCTTTGGCACAGAATTCAGAAATactgtttaatatatatatatttttttttctttttaatttttcatggtGCGTCTTCCTAAAAAATTCTACTCTTCTTAATATGTCACAGTTCACCCGCCTGTCACTTTAGCACTCCCCAGAATTCGGATTTTAAATATatactcttttatttttcttttttatgggTTGAggtctcctttttttttttttccacttcatTTGAATTAGTACTCTCACTTTCTTTGAATCTTAAAAGgtaaagttttcaaattttccttgtatttatgtaataacttaatttgatttataaattttataattaattagaataatcTTATGGTCGGACAAGACGATGTTTATGAACTTTAATAATGATTATAATGAATATAATGAATGCCAGGTGGATACTctaaatgaaattattattttagatttttttttttaagaaattgattacgattttattatttaaattataaaggaaaggaaattacttaataaacaaacataaaatgggaaaaaaattaaaattattacaaCAACTCTTTAAACAAATGTCAAAGTaaccctagaaagtagttttcaaacttctatttctatttatagattttagttaaGATTTTCAAATAAGAATctttccaaataaataaataaacaacaatatgccttaatttgttttgaaataaaatgagttttatttatttgaatccatAATCTTTCTAAGGTCATTGTCAATCACTGCCCTTGGATTTTCTTAGCAGCGACAATCGGACGGCTGGCATTGACTAATCCAATCAACATGGCCCACCAAAAGCATTTTAGTAATTAACTAACTTAACTAACACTGTAACGACCCAAATCGGAGAAAAGAagataattcaaaataataataaaatagcaaaaataaaattcttcaaatttgaaaatcgaAAAAGGCAAATGaaaaaaacgaaaaagaaaagaaaagacgTACCAGGAGCGATATAGCCGTAAGATCCGGCGATCACCGACATGCATTCCGATGCGCCGCCGTCGAACATGAACTTCGCCAATCCGAAATCGGCGACGTGAGCTTCGAAGTTGGAATTCAAGAGAATGTTGTTCGATTTCACGTCTCGGTGGACGATTAGTGGAGAGCAATCGTGGTGGAGGTAGCAGAGACCTTTGGCGGCTTCAATGGCGATTTTGTATCTCAAATTCCATCCGAGAAACGAGGCTTTTTTGCCGTGGAGTGCTTCGCCTAAGCTTCCGTTCCTCATGTATTCATATACGAGGAGGTTTGTCTCTTTATTGGAGCAGAATGCGAGTAATCTTACGATGTTTCGGTGTCGAATGTTGCCTAGGGTTTGGATTTCGGCTCGGAATCCATGGTCGTGACTATTAGGGCCGAACCCTAGAAGTTTCTTCACTGCGATTTCAACTCCATTCGGCATTTTCCCGTGGTAGACGATGCCGGCGCCGCCTCTTCCGATCACATTGCCGTCTTTCACGCACTCCAAGACGTCGTAGACGGTGAAATCAAGCTTTTGGAATGAGGTCATTTTCCATGAACTTGATCCGTTTCGTTTGAATGATTTCGCTTTGACAACTGCCGCTATGGCGAACACTAGAGAGCAAATTAATAGGCCGAGGGCGAAGATTAGCTTGAAATACGTCGGAGTTTTTCCtggttttgttgttgttgttgcaaAGTTGCAGGGATTGTTGAGGAGAGAGCCGCAGAGTTGAGGATTTCCGGCGAAGGATGAAGCATTGAAGAAGGCAAGTTGTCCTGATTCCGGTAGCTTTCCGGAGAAATCGTTGAAGGAGAAATCAGCAATCGTCAGGCTCTTCATTGCCCCAATTGATTTCGGTAGGGATTGATTTAGGTGATTTCTCGACAAGTTGAGGTAATTGAGAATATGTGCATTTGAAATTTCAGGGGGAATTGGGCCAGAGAGGTTGTTCTTGCTCAAATCAAGGTAAGTGAGATGGATACAATTCCCAATTTCAGGTGGAATTTCACCCGAAAGTGAGTTTCTGCTAAGATCAAGCTTTAGAAGTTGATTGAGTTCTCCAATGGAAGGAGGGATTGTACCAGAAAACTGGTTGCCATTGAGGAGGAGAATTTGCAGAGAAGACAAATTAGAAAGCGAAGATGGTAAAGTTCCTGAGAGAAGATTGTTAGAGAGATTAAGTTGCCCTAATTTGATGGGTGTTGATGAACTCTCCCCATTTTCAGAAAGTGTACCTGAAAGGTAATTGTCCTGAAACTCTGCTAAATTTAGCTGAGGCAAGTAAATGAAGCCATTGGGAATGCTTCCATTCAGATAGTTCTGCCCCAACCTCACTTTTGTTAGACTGGTACATGACCCCAGACCCTCAGGGATTGGCCCAAACAGGAAGTTGTTCATCAGAATCAGTATTTTCAGCTGGTTTGATGAACACAAGCCCTCAGGTATTGTACCTGTGAGCTTGTTTGTCGACAAATCGAGGTGCtgaagcctcccattttggccAAGATTCTTCGGGATTGTGCCGGTAAAATTGTTCATCCACAGGTCCAAGGTCTCCAAGTTTGGCAAATCTGCTATGTAGTCTGGAATAGATCCGTGTAGCTTGTTCATGAAGAGGTTGTAAAGGTTGAGCTGTTTGAGCTCAACAAACTCAGATGGGATTTCTCCTGTGAGTGCATTGTTGGAGAGATCCAGATTGACCAAGTTTGTAAGATTGCCTAACTGCTTCGGAATTGAACCTGAGAGTAGATTTGTATGCAAATATAGAGTGTTCAAGGACTTCAAATTCCCCAGTTCATGAGGAATTTGACCGTCCAAACTGCAGTCTGCAATTTCCATGATAACCAAATTGGCCAACTTCCCGAGCTCGGGTGGAATCCCCCCTTCGAAAACATTGTAATGGGCCAAGtaaatttctctcaaatttgTGAGATTTCCTAACGCTCCTGGGATTTTCCCAACCAAATCATTTCCTGCAAGAGAAAGATATTGCAGCTCTTCTAAACTGCCATAGCTTTCAGGGATTTTTCCATGGAAAAAGTTACCTCCAAGGTCCAAGTATTTGAGGTTCTGTAAATTCAAAATCTCTGTGGGAAGAAGAGCAGTGAAGTTGTTGTTATAGGCATCCAACACCTCCAAGTTCGGCAGGCTCGAAAAGTTCCAGTGCAGAGTCCCAGTAAACTGGTTGTTTGAGATGTTAAGGAATCGAAGATAACCCAAATTCACTACTTCAATGCCACCAGAGAAGTTATTTCCTGCAACAGACAGCTCAGTAAGTTGGTCAAGACTTGAAATCAACGGCGAAACAGAGCCACCAAGATTCAAATCTGTCAAGTTGACCGACACAACTCGTCCATCAGAGCACTGAATCCCAGCCCATGTACAAACTGAGCTGAAGTTTGAGGCAGTCCAAGTGCTTAGTGCAGCAGAGTCAGAGAATTCAAACCCTTGTTTGAGAGCAAGCAAAACATGAAAATCACTGACCAAACTGTGGGAAGAAGAGAAGCCTAGAAGTGAGAAGAATGTAAAAACAAGGAAAAACATGTTTTTCCCAAAATTGTATCAAGGGAATTGAGTTTGGAAGCACAGGAAGGAAAGACCAAGGGTTTTAGGCAGCTTGGCAATTATATATTTTGCAGCAAAGTGAGGAGGAAAAGATAGTGGAATAATATGCTGAACTTCTTCAAGTGTGTTTGGGCTTAAGGAATCAAACATGTTCATAGTAAACGAGTCTTCAAATACAAGTAAGAAAAATTAAGACcctccttttctttcttctcttttatttgcttttctttccttttcgaACAGAGATGCAAGGTTGAAATTCTGCTACAAAATGGTTCCTTTGCTTTCTGAATTCCTCTATATCAAGTTTCTTTTAGCAAAGCTAGGAGGAAAAGAGGCTGAAGAAAA contains:
- the LOC120091165 gene encoding leucine-rich repeat receptor-like serine/threonine-protein kinase BAM3, yielding MFFLVFTFFSLLGFSSSHSLVSDFHVLLALKQGFEFSDSAALSTWTASNFSSVCTWAGIQCSDGRVVSVNLTDLNLGGSVSPLISSLDQLTELSVAGNNFSGGIEVVNLGYLRFLNISNNQFTGTLHWNFSSLPNLEVLDAYNNNFTALLPTEILNLQNLKYLDLGGNFFHGKIPESYGSLEELQYLSLAGNDLVGKIPGALGNLTNLREIYLAHYNVFEGGIPPELGKLANLVIMEIADCSLDGQIPHELGNLKSLNTLYLHTNLLSGSIPKQLGNLTNLVNLDLSNNALTGEIPSEFVELKQLNLYNLFMNKLHGSIPDYIADLPNLETLDLWMNNFTGTIPKNLGQNGRLQHLDLSTNKLTGTIPEGLCSSNQLKILILMNNFLFGPIPEGLGSCTSLTKVRLGQNYLNGSIPNGFIYLPQLNLAEFQDNYLSGTLSENGESSSTPIKLGQLNLSNNLLSGTLPSSLSNLSSLQILLLNGNQFSGTIPPSIGELNQLLKLDLSRNSLSGEIPPEIGNCIHLTYLDLSKNNLSGPIPPEISNAHILNYLNLSRNHLNQSLPKSIGAMKSLTIADFSFNDFSGKLPESGQLAFFNASSFAGNPQLCGSLLNNPCNFATTTTKPGKTPTYFKLIFALGLLICSLVFAIAAVVKAKSFKRNGSSSWKMTSFQKLDFTVYDVLECVKDGNVIGRGGAGIVYHGKMPNGVEIAVKKLLGFGPNSHDHGFRAEIQTLGNIRHRNIVRLLAFCSNKETNLLVYEYMRNGSLGEALHGKKASFLGWNLRYKIAIEAAKGLCYLHHDCSPLIVHRDVKSNNILLNSNFEAHVADFGLAKFMFDGGASECMSVIAGSYGYIAPEYAYTLRVDEKSDVYSFGVVLLELLTGRRPVGDFGDGVVDIAQWCKRALTNGENENDIICIVDKRVGMIPKEEAKHLFFIAMLCVQENSVERPTMREVVQMLAEFPHQSPNCFQSSSSSSSPCQKLKNGGKEREHQSKSKPDLLV